The following are encoded in a window of Periplaneta americana isolate PAMFEO1 chromosome 13, P.americana_PAMFEO1_priV1, whole genome shotgun sequence genomic DNA:
- the Mpp6 gene encoding M-phase phosphoprotein 6: MAFRDNAKQKLSKSILEMKFMKRSKEKAQREQEAEDGQAMFSDVITEDMKHGACKYIIEPSFVPCENLIVGRLAFLGMNPEIERIMELEEQEKIMKWDSRNEKEVSDREMAHRYNTLVGTVSRKFNTKRDNRTLQDEEAGPRKKKMKFLKPSCD, from the exons ATGGCTTTTCGCGATAATGCAAAACAGAAGTTATCGAAGTCTATTTTGGAAATGAAG tttATGAAAAGAAGTAAAGAGAAAGCACAGCGAGAACAAGAGGCAGAGGATGGTCAAGCTATGTTTTCAGATGTCATCACTGAGGACATGAAACATGGAGC ATGTAAATACATAATTGAACCCAGTTTTGTTCCCTGTGAGAACTTGATAGTTGGAAGACTTGCTTTCCTAGGAATGAATCCAGAAATAGAGAGAATTATGGAGCTGGAAGAACAAGAGAAGATCATGAAATGGGATAGCAGAAATGAAAAAGAAGTGTCTGATCGTGAGATGGCACATCGATATAACACATTGGTAGGAACAGTAAGCCGGAAATTCAACACAAAACGAGACAACAGAACTCTGCAGGACGAAGAGGCTGggccaaggaaaaagaaaatgaaatttctgaAACCATCTtgcgattaa